The following are encoded in a window of Candida dubliniensis CD36 chromosome 4, complete sequence genomic DNA:
- a CDS encoding Anaphase Promoting Complex subunit, putative (Similar to S. cerevisiae APC5;~In S. cerevisiae: subunit of the Anaphase-Promoting Complex/Cyclosome (APC/C), which is a ubiquitin-protein ligase required for degradation of anaphase inhibitors, including mitotic cyclins, during the metaphase/anaphase transition), whose product MSRDDIKLLLSEDLSPYKLTLLILIHLYLCNKLPIPQLITLTQLIENKQPPTSNLLSTNNINIIHSLERLCEIFNDLNVTKQLLKCIWNIHSLEQLENEYINSLIKQVKPADLITLNITPGSTNNKVLSSKSLFGSFILKICTSFNSLKFDESLLLFQAFQEFREPTRQKYIIEFGGSDMINDSNPDSDSDPDKELFTKLNNNLIELGMKSHSSTHIIPVPKYDFQQLLDRQISLLENYGTPTPQYLKDIMTMMISPNSNVGRIQNIHFNNLPSYYYLRYLECLQTSNYNEAFSALHQYFDYMVSNNSKYFYHFALISRASLHQYFGEDNKAMDAIEEAISVARENKDNSTLTYILSWLFNFMKNKPELWNRQIFHNNSNNSNNNHSEAHLLDFLIKKSKQVSFSLYSMSYNFETLHLLHNGDRSCMNSLIKSMFIAINDVKPTFIKSAELAAIVWSKIGEPILSEVYNEIAVELTDKTTDKISLVIRSNFLKFLQGNNINESYNELLKLKDNVTSDHSLYNAIQMRLLIISVKINLQKGKYNVSKEIINVLLDTDLKDLELKYEVLILQVELEMYLQNYSHALELLANIHATNSNEVYLTIRLNLLKCKIFISSGNPYRIFTLLIQQIKISSKCGFGMIVIEAKLLLWKLLNDLQSYSDAKNLGQEIMPQIFSLNQSDFIAKAYFELSRSWNDESKSIEYIKIAIDKFKKNSDLVMLNMALQYQVHLMNKHDSYPQQEKEKELANHILHEMTQELQNEIEKGYI is encoded by the coding sequence ATGTCTAGAGATGATATCAAACTTCTTTTATCAGAAGATTTATCACCTTATAAATTAACCcttttaatattaatacaTCTATATTTATGTAATAAATTACCCATCCCACAATTAATCACATTAACTCAATTAATCGAAAACAAACAACCACCAACTTCAAACCTACTATCAACTAATAACATTAAcattattcattcattagAACGACTATGtgaaatttttaatgatttgaatgtGACAAAACAACTTTTAAAATGTATTTGGAATATTCATTCATTAgaacaattggaaaatgaaTATATCAATAGTTTAATAAAACAAGTTAAACCAGCCGATTTAATTACATTGAATATAACTCCAGgttcaacaaataataaagttttatcatcaaaatcattatttgggtcatttattttgaaaatttgtacatcatttaattctcttaaatttgatgaaagtttattattatttcaagCATTCCAAGAATTTAGAGAACCAACAAGACagaaatatattattgaatttggtgGTAGTGATATGATAAATGATAGTAATCCCGATTCTGATTCTGACCCTGATAAGGAGTTATTTaccaaattgaataataatttaattgaattaggAATGAAAAGTCACCTGTCAACACATATCATTCCAGTACCAAAATATgattttcaacaattattagatCGACAAATTTCTCTTTTAGAAAATTATGGTACTCCAACTCCACAATATTTAAAAGATATAATGACAATGATGATATCACCTAATTCTAATGTTGGaagaattcaaaatattcattttaataatttaccatcttattattatttacgATATCTTGAATGTCTTCAAACTTCAAATTATAATGAAGCATTTTCTGCATTAcatcaatattttgattatatggtttctaataattccaaatatttttatcattttgcCTTAATTTCTCGAGCTTCATTAcatcaatattttggtgAAGATAATAAAGCCATGGATGCTATTGAAGAAGCCATTTCTGTGGCTCGagaaaataaagataattCTACTTTAACTTATATATTATCTTggttatttaattttatgaaaaataaacctGAATTATGGAATCGACAAATAtttcataataatagtaataatagtaataataatcatagTGAAGCACatttattagattttttaattaaaaaatctaAACAAGTTTCGTTTCTGCTTTATTCCATGAgttataattttgaaacattACATTTATTACATAATGGTGATCGTTCATGTATGAATagtttaattaaatcaatgtTTATTGCAATAAATGATGTGAAACCAacttttattaaatcaGCAGAATTAGCAGCTATAGTTTGGAGCAAAATTGGTGAACCAATATTAAGTGAAGtttataatgaaattgcCGTTGAATTAACTGATAAAACAACTGATAAAATAAGTCTTGTTATCAGActgaattttttgaaatttttacaaggtaataatataaatgaatcttataatgaattattaaaattgaaagataATGTTACTTCTGATCATTCATTGTATAATGCTATTCAAATGAGACTTTTAATTATTCTGGTCAAGATCAATTTACAAAAGGGGAAATATAATGTCAGTaaagaaatcattaatGTATTGTTAGATACCGATTTAAAAgatttggaattgaaatatGAAGTATTGATATTACAAGTGGAATTAGAAATGTATTTACAAAATTATAGTCATGCCTTGGAATTACTCGCAAATATTCATGCTACTAATAGTAATGAAGTTTATTTAACCATTcgattaaatttattaaaatgtaaaattttcatttcatcaGGTAATCCATATCGAATATTTACTTTACTtattcaacaaatcaaaatatctAGTAAATGTGGATTTGGGATGATTGTTATTGAagcaaaattattattatggaaattattaaatgatttacaaTCATATCTGGATGCCAAAAATTTGGGACAAGAAATTATGCCACAAATTTTCAGTTTAAATCAATCAGATTTTATTGCTAAAGcatattttgaattatctAGAAGTTGGAATGACGAATCCAAGTCGATAGAGTATATTAAAATTGCTATTGACAAATTTAAGAAAAATTCAGATTTAGTTATGTTGAATATGGCTTTACAATATCAAGTTcatttaatgaataaaCATGATTCTTATccacaacaagaaaaggaaaaggaatTGGCTAATCATATATTACATGAAATGACTCAAGAGTtgcaaaatgaaattgaaaaaggaTATATATAG
- a CDS encoding vacuolar ATP synthase subunit, putative (Similar to S. cerevisiae VPH1;~In S. cerevisiae: subunit a of vacuolar-ATPase V0 domain, one of two isoforms (Vph1p and Stv1p); Vph1p is located in V-ATPase complexes of the vacuole while Stv1p is located in V-ATPase complexes of the Golgi and endosomes) — translation MPEKEEAVFRSADMSLVQLYVPTEVARDIIYKVGQLDIIQFRDLNSKVNEFQRSFVKELRKLDNVERQFNLFKRELDVRDIPIKLFPYDLDNVPPQTEIDELIEGSDLLEERVIQLRDSVETLYDKEKYLKQFKYTIQAVNNFFAVQGETTIENEEETALLSQLESGRGGSGGDARSGSSFISGVINRDKVGVLQQILWRVLRGNLYYHHEDLPEEIYDFKNNAYIAKSSFIIFSHGSLIRERIRKICESLDADLYNVDSTSAARREQLDDVNTKTTDLSTVLAESENALNSELIAISRDLAKWWEIIAREKAVYKAMNSCDYDNSRKTLIAEGWTPTDSITELTTAIQEYDASQSVPTIINVLDTNKTPPTYTRTNKFTYAFQAICDAYGVPKYKEINPGLPTIVTFPFMFAIMFGDLGHGFIVTLAAAALVLNEKKLNAMKKDEIFDMAYTGRYVLLLMGVFSMYTGFIYNDVFSRSMSLFKSGWEWPDKFKVGETIYAKYVGTYSIGLDPAWHGTENALLFSNSYKMKLSILMGYIHMSYSYFFSLFNYTYFHSMIDIIGNFIPGLLFMQGIFGYLSLCIVYKWSVDWFATGRQPPGLLNMLINMFLQPGEVPEPLYSGQSTIQVFLLLIALICVPWLLLVKPLYMKRQLEKHANYTQLANDEETGEQEHNNNNNDNDNDDEEEDHEEHNFGDIMIHQVIHTIEFCLNCVSHTASYLRLWALSLAHAQLSTVLWSMTIGNAFGPTGIVGTFMVVFLFAMWFVLSVCILVVMEGTSAMLHSLRLHWVESMSKYFEGGGSAFEPFTFKGLLDTIL, via the coding sequence ATGCCGGAAAAGGAAGAAGCAGTATTCCGTTCAGCGGATATGTCGCTTGTTCAGTTGTATGTTCCAACTGAAGTTGCTAGAGATATTATCTATAAAGTGGGTCAATTAgatattattcaatttagaGATTTAAATTCTAAAGTCAATGAATTTCAACGTTCATTTGTAAAAGAATTGAGAAAATTAGATAATGTTGAAAgacaattcaatttgtttaaacGTGAATTGGATGTAAGAGATATTCCTATCAAATTGTTTCCTTATGATTTAGATAATGTCCCACCTCAAACTGAAATTGACGAATTAATTGAAGGTTCTGATTTATTAGAAGAAAGAGTAATTCAATTGCGTGATTCAGTAGAAACTTTATATGATAaggaaaaatatttaaaacaattcaaatacACCATTCAAGCtgttaataatttctttgcTGTACAAGGTGAAACCACAATTGAGAACGAAGAAGAAACTGCATTATTATCACAATTGGAAAGTGGCCGTGGCGGCAGTGGTGGTGATGCACGTTCAGGATCTTCATTTATTTCTGGTGTGATTAATAGAGACAAAGTTGGTGTTTTACAACAAATTTTATGGAGAGTTTTAAGAGGCAATTTGTATTATCATCATGAAGATTTACCTGAAGAAATTTatgattttaaaaacaATGCTTATATTGCCAAAAGttcattcattattttttctcATGGGTCACTTATTCGtgaaagaattagaaaaatttgTGAATCATTAGATGCTGATTTGTACAATGTTGATTCCACTTCAGCAGCTAGAAGAGAACAATTGGATGATGTTAACACTAAAACAACAGATTTATCTACTGTTTTAGCAGAATCGGAAAATGCATTAAATTCTGAATTAATTGCCATTTCTCGTGATTTGGCTAAATGGTGGGAAATTATTGCTAGAGAAAAAGCTGTTTACAAAGCTATGAATAGTTGTGATTATGACAATTCAAGGAAAACTTTGATCGCTGAAGGTTGGACTCCAACCGATTCTATCACTGAATTGACTACAGCTATTCAAGAATATGATGCATCACAATCAGTTCCAACCATCATTAATGTTTTGGATACAAACAAAACCCCACCAACTTATACTCGTACCAACAAGTTCACTTATGCTTTCCAAGCAATTTGTGATGCTTATGGTGTACCTAAATATAAAGAAATCAACCCTGGATTACCAACAATTGTTACTTTCCCATTTATGTTCGCCATTATGTTTGGTGATTTAGGTCATGGGTTTATTGTTACTTTAGCAGCTGCTGCTCTTgttttaaatgaaaaaaaattgaatgcaatgaaaaaagatgaaatttttgatatGGCTTATACTGGTCGTTATGTTTTATTACTTATGGGGGTTTTCTCAATGTATACTggatttatttataatgaTGTTTTTTCAAGATCAATGTCTCTTTTCAAGAGTGGATGGGAATGGCCTGACAAGTTCAAAGTGGGTGAAACCATTTATGCCAAATACGTTGGTACTTATTCCATTGGATTAGATCCAGCATGGCATGGAACTGAAAATGCTTTGTTGTTTTCCAATTCATACAAGATGAAATTATCTATATTAATGGGATACATTCATATGTCTTATTcatatttcttttcccTTTTCAATTATACATATTTCCATAGCATGATTGATATCATTGGTAATTTCATTCCTGGTCTTTTATTCATGCAAGGTATATTTGGATATTTGTCCTTATGTATTGTTTATAAATGGTCAGTTGATTGGTTTGCTACAGGAAGACAACCACCAGGGTTATTGAATATGTTGATTAATATGTTTTTACAACCAGGAGAAGTTCCGGAACCTTTATATTCAGGACAATCTACTATTCAAGTTTTCCTTTTACTTATTGCTTTGATTTGTGTTCCTTGGTTATTATTAGTCAAACCATTGTATATGAAAAGACAATTAGAAAAACATGCCAATTACACCCAATTAGccaatgatgaagaaacaGGTGAACAAgaacacaacaacaacaacaacgacaacgacaatgatgatgaagaagaagatcaTGAAGAACACAATTTTGGTGATATTATGATTCATCAAGTGATTCATACTATTGAATTTTGTCTTAATTGTGTCAGTCATACAGCATCTTATTTGAGATTGTGGGCCCTTTCATTGGCTCATGCTCAATTATCCACTGTTTTATGGTCTATGACTATTGGTAATGCATTTGGTCCAACTGGTATTGTTGGTACTTTTATGGTGGTATTTCTATTTGCCATGTGGTTTGTATTATCGGTTTGTATTTTGGTGGTTATGGAAGGTACTTCAGCAATGTTGCATTCTTTGAGATTACATTGGGTTGAAAGTATGtccaaatattttgaagGTGGTGGTTCTGCTTTTGAACCATTTACATTTAAAGGGTTGTTAGACACTATTTTGTAA